GGGCCCGACACCAGTCTGGCGTGCAGGAGGGGCCTTGGTTAACCTGTGCTGGGTGATGGAGTGTGCGTAACAAAGGACGGAGGACCAGGACACAGTCGTTTCCCTCCCTCAGCCACCCCGCCAGGAGGAGGCCAGGCAGCATAGTACCCAGACGGCACAGGGGAGTGGAGGTGTCAGGACCAGGGAGGAGCGGGCAGAGAAAGCAGCAGGGCAGGGACGCTGGAGTTCCACACCAACCTCTACTGGCTGTTGAGGGTGCTGTCTGGGAGTGCCCAGGCCCGCAGGGAGGGCAAAGGCTATTCCAACAGAATGGGAAGGGCTGGAGAGGGCATTATGGGAACCAGGGGAGGAGCACCCAGTCCAGCCCCCTGGCTCGGGGCTGGGAGTAGGTGGACAGGaagggcttccaggaggaggaggaggagtcctCTGAGCTAAGTTTTGAGGGATCCGAAGTCAGCCCAGTAAGGGCAGGAGGGGATGGTGTTTccggcaggcagagagagctgcGCGGACAGAGGCCTGGCCGTGAGTGAGTGGCCCGGTTGGCCCGGCTCCTGTGGTCAGGCTCAAACCTGAGAACTGCTGCGGGGCGGGAGCTACCCGCTCACTACTTCCCTCTGCCGCCCTGGAGCGGGCTTGGAGCCTGGAGTTTAGCTCAGTGACCGGAGGAGTGGCTGGGTGGGGTtggccctcccaccacccccccccccatctgggGAGGAGGGACCCCAGCCCACTCTGCATCTGCAGCGTTCGAGACCCGCTGCCCAAATGGGAAGAAGGTGATCCAGTACAAGAGGGCGAAGCTGGAGAAGTGGGCCCCGTATCTCAACAGCAACGGCCTCGTGTGCCGCCTCACCACCTACGAGGACTTGGAGTGTAAGGCGGGCAGCCCCGGCTGCGGGGGCAGGAGAGCTGGGTTCCCCAGcactctgtgtgaccttgggcacgtcACTGCCAGTCTCTTGGTGTGAGTGTGGGCCCCGCTGGCCTCTGTGTGCCGGGAAGGGGGGGGGACGGAGACTGGGGGAGTCTGCCTGGCTGCAGCAAGCACCGATGGGGCCCCGCAGGTACCATGACTTTGGAGATAAAGGAGTGGTTCCAGAACCGGGAGGACACGCTACAGCTGAGACACATCAACAAGAGCACAGGCCTGAATATTGACTACTTCAAGCCGGGCCATCCCCAGGCTCTGCGTGGTGAGCGGACCCCACTGCCAGGCCGGCTGGACCCCAGGGTGTGGCAAGCAACAGAACCCGTCCCTGCCTCCCTAAGCAAATCAGATGTGTGGAAGGTGAGGGGAAGTGCAGAAGATCCAGGGAAATGTGACAAATGTCCCTCCAGGAAAGTAAAAAACCAGGGCCACCTGCCTATTCTGTGGTTAGGGCTGGGCACACAGTGGGGGCCACATTTCCAAGGGGTCAGAATGCTGAGCAACAAAACCAACAACTGTCCCCACAAGGGCAATGCAGACGGCGGGATTGTGGCCATGAGCCCAAGAGGCTGGGAAGTGAGGGAAGGACATGCCTTTAGAATCAACAGCCTTAACCAAGGatgcacaaaagaaaaacatagtgtCAATATATACCTAAAAAAATGATCCATCTCGGTggttgaaataaaaggaaaggaaggaaggaaggaaggaaggaaggaaggaaggaaggaaggaaggaaatcaataAGGGGCTGTCTCACAAGCCTCATGTTGCAAAGATGACAAAAATGGTCCCACCAGGCATGAGCAAAGCAGTAGACAGTTGCTTCCTGTCACTGCTGGTAGGACAGCAAATTGGTGcaacttttctggaaagcagttgggcaaaataataatagctttaaaatatgtatgctttggggctcctgggtggctcaggtcatgatcccagagtcgcgggatcaagccccacatcaggttccctgctcagcggagagtctgcttctccctctgcccctcaccctgcttgtgctctccctctctctctctctctcaaataaataaataaaatctttaaaaaaatatgtacactTTTTGACCAGCAGTGCTACTGCTGAGAATTCGTCCTGAGCAAATACTGGGCACGAATTCCAAAAATGCATACTGCAGATGTTCACCACAGTGTTGTTTATAATACCAGAAATAACCTAAACACCAGGAGTGGGGCATTGGTTACATAACTCATGCTCACCCATGAGCATTCACGGACATGCCTTttccctggggcctggggtcGGGCTCTGCAGCCAGGGGCCAGTGCGCCTGGTCTCACCCCGCTGACGCCCGGGACCCCGCCTCCCACCGCAGTGCACGCGTACAAGTCCATGCAACCTGAGATGGACCGCGTCATGGAGTTTTACGAAACAGCCCGTGTGGACGGCCTGATAAAGCGGGAGGAGACGCCCAAGACAATGACGGAGTACTACCGGGGACGGTCTGACTTCCTCTCCTACCGCCACGTGGATTTCGGGGACAGGGTCAAGAAGTTGGCTCTGAACAGCGCGGAGTCAAACCCCCGGCCGATGGTGGTGAGCTCTCATTGGGCCTGGGGACAGGGGTCCCGCTCTCTCCAACAGGCTAAGGTCACCCTGGGATGGGGACAGCTCCAACTTCGGAGCCGCATCTTTCCCAAGGGCCCTGTCCTGTTTTACAATCCCCAGGCTGCCTGATGCCAGGCCGTGCCCTCTGCCACTGGGCCAAGAATGTGTCGATTTCCTTACTATTCTAATAAGTGCGCGCTTAGAATGGTGTCTCTCAGATATTACCATGTGTTACTAGGTTTGGTTTGGGGAGCCTTTTCTAACTTacttgaaatgtgtgtgtgtgtgtgcatgtgtgtgtgtgtgtgtgtgtgtctgtgtggaggTAGAATCCCTGTATCACTCACTTAACGTTAAATTGTGCACTTTTTCCTCCACGTCATTACAAATGACTTGACAACTGTGTTTAATGGCTCCTGTATACCAAAGGAGCTCTTCCTAGCAGTAAGAGATGTTTAGTGATAAAGCAGGGTGCCTGGAGAGGTGGTGAGCTCCCCGTCTCTGGAGGTGAGCAGACAGATTCTCGTGGAGAGAGCTGGAGAAGAAAGGCAGCACCATACCGGGCGAGGTGGCCTGGCACCGAGAACCCCTGGGGCCACGGGAGCCACTGTCTGGCTAGGAAGGGCTGCTCCACACCAACTCCCCCAAAGACCCCAGAGCCCAGCGTCCCCGAGTGTCCTTTACTTCCGCCCTCAGGGGCACGCACAGAAATCCCCTTTCCCACCCCCCCTCCTGTGATGTGCCGGCCTCTCAGAAAATCACAGAGCGGTTCTCCCGCAACCCCGAGAAGCCTGCGGATGAGGACGTGGCGGAGCGCGTGTTCCTGATCCCGGAGGAGCGCACCCAGCTGCGCTACCACTGCCGGGACGACCACATCACGGCCTCCAGGCGCGAGTTCCTGCGGCGCACGGAGGTGGACAGCAAGGGCAACAAGATCATCATGACACCCGACATGTGTATCAATTTCGAGGTGGGCCCGGAGGGCGTggctggcggggggcggggagggtccCCGCAGCTTGGGAACGCACTGGGAGGGTCACTCATGGTTCCCAGCCCGGAAGTTCGTCTCCGCTCCTGGGAAAATCAAGAGCTCCCATCTGGGGACCCTCGGCTTTGCAGCTCCTCTGAAAATCTTCCCCTTTCCCACCAAGAAAGACCACCCAGCAGGCCAAGACTACTCGTTATTGTCCTTTTCCCCCAGTCCGGGACAGAGCCGACCCCAGATCCCGGGGAACCCACACTGGAGTAGGAGAGGGTCCTACCACCTCTGCGGGGCTGGCTTTCCTCGTTTAAACCCTCACTCTCCTGGCGCATTCCTTAGTCCCTCTGGCCCCCAGTTCGTCTTCTTTTATTATctgtgttttatagatgaagaaactgaggcccagagaggttaagctaGTTGCATGttgtcacacagctagaaaatggcAGGGGAAGATTTGAACCAAGCaggctggctccagagtctgccACTGCTGCCTCTCCTTGTCACTGTGCTTGTTGCCGTCCCAGGTGGAGCCCGTGGAGCACACCAAGAAGCTTCTCTACCAGTACGAGGCCATGATGAAGCTGAAGAACGAGGAGAAGTTGTCCAGACATCAGGCCTGGGAGTCGGAGCTGGAGGTGGTCCCATGGGAGCATGGGCAGGTGGGAGGCGGCCAGGGTGGAGGGTGTCTTAACCAtgccctcccccacttcccaatTCAGGTGCTGGAGATCCTGAAGCTtcgagaggaggaggagggggctcaCACCCTGACCATCTCCATCTATGACACCAAGCGCAACGAGAAGAGCAAAGAGTATCGGGAGGCCATGGTGAGTCTTGCTCCCTGGCCCCGACCCTGGCTTTTCCTggacgcccccctcccccaggcctccaGGGTGGTGAGGATGATTAAGGGCTGTGCCAGGAAGCCCATTATAGGGGAAGACGTTACTGACGTCATCATGGTTAGCCTTGCTGCTGAGCTGGCCATTTCTATGATGAACACCAAAGAGCACGCAGGATCCAGACCAGGTCTCCCTACCTCCAGGGGTTATGGCCAAGCCAAGGCCTCTACTGCATGGGGACAGAAGGAAAGTCCTGTACCCACCTCCACCTAGGGTTCCCCTCAAGGTCAGGACCTGGGCCCGTACCCCAGCGAGCGGACTCTGGCCACAGCCTGAGTTCTCGCGCACCTGCTGCATAGGACACCCGGGCTACACCCTCAGACTGCAAGGCCCAGCTGGGGTTTTCAAGGCCAGCTTCTAAATCCCCTACACCCACCAAGTGGAGATTTCTAAAAATAGCTTGGGGTTGGCGAGGCAGGACAGGGCATTAGATCACTGGTTCTCAGACTCCCGGGGATGGCTGCTGACCCCCATATCTCCAACCTCACTGGCCCCCATATGCCAACACAGGCCATAAGACCCGGGGTGAAAAAGGGAGGGCGTTACTAGCAGCTTTCGATGTAACATTACTATAATCGCCGTTTATTACAATTTACTGCAAGCATCTGCCGAGCTGGAGTGACGGGCTGAGGCTCAGGCAGAGAGATGTGAGTTCACGTAAGACAGAGTCGAGGGCTGTGAGGGACAGCACAGAGCTCCCCTCTGATGCCTCAGTCCCAGGGGTGCCCGGCTCCGGGACTTTACGGCCTCGTGCTGGGTCCTCACGCGCTGCTCAGAGCTGGTCGGGCAGTCTCTGCGGCCCGGCCCAGCTGAATCCCACCAACACGGCCCGCAGGAGCACGTGATGCACGAGGAGCGCCTGCGGCAGGTGGAGGCCCAGCTGGACTACCTGGCCCCGTTCCTGGCCCCTTTCCCCCCGGGCGAGAAGCTGACACACTGGCAAGCCGTGCAGGTCAGGGACGAGTGCCTCAGCGACTTCAAGCAGAGGCTCATCGACAAGGCCAACCTCATCCAGGCCCGTTTCGAGAAGGTGCAGCTgggttcccccacccccacccccggggtcCGAGTCCAGAAAATGGACGCAGGGCTGTCTGCTCACCATCTCCAACACTTGGGAGGGCCCGGTGAGGGGATGAGTATCATCGATGCTTAGAGTTTCCCAAAGGCGGAGCTGTCCTTCCTCGTTCTTGCTTGTTGGGCGGAAAGGTggatggaggggtggaggggatgCGGGGGTGGATGGAAGGGGGTGCGTTACAGTGACTCCTAGTCCTTGTCCCTCTTCTTTCCGCTATATACCGTGCAGTTTGCGTGCATGGTCCCGCCTAATCCCCACGGCAGGCTCTACGCTGTGCACAGGGGCGTGTAATGCTCTTCATGTGCAGACAAGCTCTGGAAACTTGTTCACAAGGCTGTCTCTGTCTTGAGCCCTGCTCCTCCTGGACACACTGTCCCTCTAAATGTCTCCCCACTGGCTCCCACGCGAGACATTTTGTGGCCCCCGCCTCTGCAGCTCTGGCTTCTGGGGGTGGTGGCGGAGGGGCCAGCCCTCCTGAGGCTGTCAGGGGACCAGGGGGATTTCAGCATTTCAGCGGGCAGCCTGGGTAAGTGCCAGCCCTCttcacacaccccctcccccgccccctgctctaACCTCCCTGTGCCGCCCCGCAGGAGACCCAGGAgctgcagaagcagcagcagtggTACCAGGAGAACCAGGTGACCTTGACGGCCGAGGACAAGGCCTGGTACCTGAGTTACTACTCTCAGGCCGTGTTCCGCATGCGCATCCTGGAGCAGCGGCTTAAccggtgagggggtggggagccggAGAGAACCCTGGGagggggggctggggcagagctTCGTGAGCCCTCACCACCTCCTGTTCCTCTGTCTGATTTCAGCCACAGGGAGCTGGCCCCGCTCAAGTACCTGGCCCTGGAGGAAAAGCTCCACAAGGACCCACGCCTGGTGGAGTTCCTCGAAGTCTTCATTTGACACCCGGCATGGGGCCTCGGCCAAAGCTGCCAGAGCAAGAAACCGCCCACGGGCTGGCCCCTGTGCTCCCTACAGCCAGCACAGGACCGTCCCCTGGGGCGCCCGACCTCACTGCCACACCACCTTCCTGCAGCCCCGTCTGCTCCTGCTTCTCAGGACTTTCctgtaaataaatacacttttctttcctttattatgttcaattagccaacatatagtacatcattagtttctgatgtagcgttcaacgattcatcagttgcgtataaacACACTTTTCATTTGCAGCCCATACCTCATGTTCCACAAGTTCTGGCAgagcctttttctccctcccttccttaccTATAGCCTGagactcccccctccccacccgcctTGCCCTCTTTCAAgtgcttcctctcctcctctcagtTGGAATGTTACGTCTTTGCCCACCTCTGCAGAGGGTCCCACAGCCACCTGCAAACAAGTGCTTAGATGTCGACGACGGGGCTAGGGTGGCCCAGCTGACAGAGTGACGGTGGCCGGGCCAAGGTGCATGCTCCGGAACCTGGGCTCCACATTAGACTGCAAAGAACAGCATCCCAGCTCTGTTTCTTACCAGCCACTATGTagccatctgtgaaatgggatggcACTGCTGGTGTCTTAGATAAGACTGGTGAAGCAGAGAGGACCGGAAGTGGCACATAGAAAGCACtcagtgttggggcgcctgggtggcatagcggttaagcgtctgccttcggctcagggcgtgatcccggcgttatgggatcgagccccgcatcaggctcctccgttaggagcctgcttcttcctctcccactccccctgcttgtgttccctctctcgctggctgtctctatctgtgttaaataaataaataaaatctttaaaaaaaaaaaaaaaaaaaaaaaaaagcactcagtGTTAGCTTTAAAAAATGGCCAATCAACACATGAAAGTGTCAAATTCATTAGTCACCAGGGTTATGAAATGCCACCACACACCCACTAGTAGGCATAAAATAAGAGTTGGGAGGATGAGAAGCCACTGGAACTCTCAAATAGCTTCCCCAGTGGCAGAGGCAACctgtacaaccactttggaaaactggccGTATCTAGTAAAACTAAACTTTGGCTCAACGATTCTGCTCCTAGGTTCTgctccatccacccatccgtccaccctcccccatccatctgttcatccaCCCGGTGAACAAGAACGATGAACAACTCAATCAAGATGCACATATACATCCACTAAAAGGCATGTACTAGAATGTTCGTGGCAGCGGTAGTATTAGTACTAAGCTGGAAACCCAGATGCCCATCAAGAGCAGAATGGAGACATAAGTTGTGgtcttgagacatttttggttgtcacaactggtaTGAGAGTGGGACTAGCATCTAGTGTGCAGAGGCCAGGCGTGCTACTAACCCCCCCGCAAACATCTAcgatgcacaggacagctccctgCAGCAAAGAATGACCCAGCCCAAAATATCAGTAACAGGTTACGAATCTCTACTTAGGCTCAGGGCACACGAATGAACTATAACCACATGGAACACATCAGATTCCTCATACGCAATATTCAAAGATCCCAGGTACAAAAAAGTACatgctgcatgattccatttatatagaaaaaaaaaaccaggcaaATTAATCCATGGCATCCAAACAGGTGTCGCTCTTGGGGTGTAACGGAGCACCACGGGGGCTTCTGGGATGCTAGGAATGTTCTTCTGGACCTGAGcgtgttcagtttgtgaaaaacTCACATGCCTTTGGGGTCGGTGTATTACACTTCAATACGAAGGGTTTTAAAATGCTGATCCCGAATCTAATCCAGCTTTAACTTCCATTGAacaaaaaattcagaagaaaagaaacaagccCGAACTAAACGACACTAGCAGGAAACAGACAAAATCATAATACTGGGCAATCTACAAGGTAAAAGGCCCAATCAATCTCTTCAAAAGatcaatgtcatttttttaaaaatgggggacTAAAAcagaatgagcttggaagagcCAAGTGTGGTGAATCTTGTTTGTTTCCTACttagaaagaaaagctttatatAGCCCTTGGGGTTGACTGGGGAAATCTGAACCGGATGTTAGAGAATTGTTTTCTTTGGTGTAGGGATACGATGGTTGTGTAGGACCAGGGCCTGATTTTTAAGAGGTACGTGCTCAGTATTTCATGTCATTTAGGGTAAAATGTCTTGATGTTGACAACTTTCAAATCGCTCAGAGAAAACACCTACATGagcaaagaaaatatggaaaacctTAGCAAGTGTTGGGTTATCCACCAGGTGGACTGTGCTATTATATATCGTaaaattctttcaagttttctctATGGagcttttcattataaaaagttGAGGGGAAATACAGAGTGGACAGTTTTGATCGGATTTTATTCTACTCATCTAGTCTTCTTTTGATAGCGCCCATATTCGTCTCTCGACCCACGCCCCAAAAGCACAATGTGAGGGGTGgaccctctgcctctctctggcaGTGGGTGCAATTTCAGTGGAGAAACCCACAGACTTTGCTTTAACAAGGGTTCAAGTCCGACACCATTCTTTCCGGTCGTGTGGCCTATTACAAGCGCTTTAaactaggcctcagtttccttatccgtAAATGGGAACAGGAATTCCCATCTCTGAAGGTTGTAGGAGGCGTTCCGAGAGATCAGGTCGCCCAGAGCTGCAGCGAGCGGCTACCGGATAAAAGGGGAGATTCGGGGCACCAGGCCCTGAGCACCTCCTGTGGGATCCAGTCCCTCCTAAGCGGCTCCCGGGCGGCCCGGCCACGCGGGGGGCCCATGATCCGGCGGGTTACGGCCCTTCCCTAAGCCCGCCCTACCCACGAGTCCAATAAAGCCGGCCTTCCTCGGATTTCTAGTTGGTCGTCCCTTTAAGGCAGCAGCCCACTCATCCATTCACCAACGCCGCAGCCGTGGGACAGCGCTTCGGGTCTCCGCTCCCGGCTCGGACCCGGGATCAGGCACCGTCTCCCTGTAGGTCTCCTGTCCGAGCCAAAGACGAGGGGCAACGTCCTGAAACCATTGCAGCACCGCTCCCTACTGAAGGGATGAAGTAGGAactggggcagaggggaaagacCTCGTCTCCGCCTCGCCCCACTCCAAGATGGAAAGTCCGCAGCTTCACTCTGCTCCTGATGGTCCCTTCCCATTGGCTACTTGGGAATTGGTTTTCCAATAAGGCGGGTGCTTATTGGTTAAATTGGGCCGGTTGCTTAAAGGGATTGGCTCAGACGTCATTGGAGGGTCGTCTGGCAATGTTTTCAACGTGATCCAAAAGggtgaagaaggaaagggaaacttGAGGCGGAGGAGGGACCAAGGAAATGGCAGCCCTCATTGGTTCATTAGAAGCTGAGGGGCGGCTCTTGAATTCTCCTTCCTCGTGATTAGTCCAATTCAGGAAAAGGAGGCGGGAACTTAGGAAGAGCGGCAGAAGCTCCTGTTTCGATTGGTCAAACCTGGCGGGAGGTGGAGCGCTCGCGGCGGCTGATTGGTGCTGGACGTGAGGAGGGCGGGGCTATGAGCCGGAGGTTTTGTTGTGAGGGTCGGTTGTCAAGCAGCGGCCAATCAGGGCAGGGGATGGAGGCAAGTGGGGGTCGCGCCTGGAGCAGATCCTCGGCCTCCGGAGCCTCAGCTGCAGGTGGAGTGGGCCAGGGGCCGATGAGGCGAGGGGGATTGTGGGCCTAGTACTGGGCCGAGCCAGGCGGGGCCAGGCCGGGCTGTGGCGGAGAGGGCTCCGGGCGGGGGAAAGTTGGAGCCCGTGCCCCGCGAGCTGAGAGAAGTGGGAGGATCAGGCGAGGCCGAGGGACCAGCCCCAGCCTCGGGACGGGCGAGACGGGCGGGACGGGCGTGGGGGCCGGAGGGGAAAACCGGGAAGCAGGAAGCGGAGCCGGGGGTCTGCGGGTGGCTGAGTGATGAATAGGGACACTGGAAGCAGAAGAGTGAATGAATGGGCGATACTGATagcagaaggggaaggggaataAAGGGGGTCTGGTGAGGCAAGGGCCAAAGTAAGGAGCCCAGGAGACAGGATGTGCACGAATGGGGAACACAGGCGGCAAGGAGAAGGGGAATGAACGGAGGACTAGAGAGGCAGAACTGGGGAACCCAGGAGAGAGGGGGCGGAGAGGAGAGCGTTCATGGGAAAAAGGCTTGGAAAAGGGGGTAGAGGCTTCATGAGGTGGCCTTTTAGAGTTGGGGAGGCATACCGACTCATGCCCGGACTGGAGACCTAGTTCCCAGTACTGTCCTTGGGAATTGCGGGGACCAGGAGTAGTTCCCTTGCCACCAACGGAGGGATGGGACCTTCAGGGCCCTTTTTGACATTCTCCCCAGTGAAGACTCAAATGCCTGCCTCTGGAGTGCCTCTCCTGGGCCCCGAAGCTTTGCCTCTGACTCCACCCCCTTCCTATAGCGTCAGACGAAACAGTGACTCCCAGAAATCTACGTGAACTGCAGACATGTGGTCTTCCCCGCCCCACTGCGGCTGCTGCCGCACTTCAGGCAGCCAGCCTCCTGGA
This genomic window from Ursus arctos isolate Adak ecotype North America unplaced genomic scaffold, UrsArc2.0 scaffold_19, whole genome shotgun sequence contains:
- the DRC7 gene encoding dynein regulatory complex subunit 7, whose translation is MEVLKEKVEEEEEAEREEAAERGKKMMRPVEMRREEPPMTQEMLRDLEKKLSEIEIVIPEQPSIITKDTIDISKLPLSYQSNTLKEEHLLEVADNFARQYSHLCPDRVPLFLHPLNECGVPKFVSTTIRPTLMPYPELYNWDSCAQFVSDFLSMVPLPDPLQPPSHLYSSTTVLKHQKGNCFDFSTLLCSMLIGAGYDAYCVNGYGSQDLCHMDLTRDVCPLTMKHKEVVQEEEKVPPKKYTIKPPRDLNSRFEQEQEMKKQEELQGEEERRRKEEEQRLLEVEKAKTDPLHGLRVHSWVLVLSGKREVPESFYIDPFTARSYSTQDDHFLGIESLWNHKNYWVNMQDCWNGCKDLVFDLGDPVRWEYLLLGTDKAPLSVAEEEDDTMNDDDNDDVENLGKEDEDKSFDMPSSWVEQIEISPEAFETRCPNGKKVIQYKRAKLEKWAPYLNSNGLVCRLTTYEDLECTMTLEIKEWFQNREDTLQLRHINKSTGLNIDYFKPGHPQALRVHAYKSMQPEMDRVMEFYETARVDGLIKREETPKTMTEYYRGRSDFLSYRHVDFGDRVKKLALNSAESNPRPMVKITERFSRNPEKPADEDVAERVFLIPEERTQLRYHCRDDHITASRREFLRRTEVDSKGNKIIMTPDMCINFEVEPVEHTKKLLYQYEAMMKLKNEEKLSRHQAWESELEVLEILKLREEEEGAHTLTISIYDTKRNEKSKEYREAMEHVMHEERLRQVEAQLDYLAPFLAPFPPGEKLTHWQAVQVRDECLSDFKQRLIDKANLIQARFEKETQELQKQQQWYQENQVTLTAEDKAWYLSYYSQAVFRMRILEQRLNRHRELAPLKYLALEEKLHKDPRLVEFLEVFI